In Candidatus Palauibacter australiensis, the genomic window GAGGGGCGGACATCGAGGTACAGGCCGTTGCCGTCGCAGTACCGTCCGGCCTCGCCAACGTGGCGGACGAAGGCGGGCGAGAGCGCGTTGTGGGGGTGCCGGCCGCGCGGCTTGCGCTTCGGGGGTCGTTGTGGGAGCGTCATACCCACCATAATACACACCACATGGTGGGAGATGCAAGGGGACGGAGCTAGCCGGCCCGGGACGACGGTGACGCCGGTACGCCGCGACAAATCAATATAATCAAGCAAGTTATGGACGATATAGGACGTGGCTGCACGACGTGAGCGTCTTATGGAATACAGCCCCGCGGGAACGTTTCGACGCGGATGGCGCGGATCCTCCGGACCCACGACGGATGAACGAGACGCTCAGGGACGAACTGCTGGAGATGGCACGGCGGGACGAGGCCGTGCGGGCCGAACTCGTGGCCTCGGGTGAACTGTTCGGCGGCTACGAGCCTCGGATGGCGCGCGTCCACGAGCGGAACGCGCGGCACCTTGGCCGGATCATCGAGTTGGTCGGATGGCCGGGAACGGACCTGGTCGGCCCCGAAGGCGCGGAGGCCGCGTGGATCATTCTGCAGCACGCGATCGCGGAGCCCGGCCTGCTCCGGCGAGCGCTTCCTCTCCTCCAGACCGCGGCGCGCGAGGGAAAGGCGTCTCCCCGACACGCGGCGATGCTGGAGGACCGGATCCGCTTCTTCGAGGGCCGGCCGCAGCGCTACGGAACACAGTTCGACTGGGACGCCGACGGGAAGCTCTCGGCGGGCGAAGTGGACGACCCGCAGCGGCTCGATGAGCGGCGCCACGCCGTCGGACTCCGGCCGCTGGCCGAGCAGATGGAGGAAGCGCGCCGCCGGGCGACGGCCGAGGGAGACGGGCCGCCGATGGATTACGAGGCGTACGCAAGAGCCCGCGACGAGTGGGCCGCAAGCGTCGGCTGGCGCGCCCACTAATAGGCGACACCGCTACGCCAAGGCCGAGACGGCGATCGAGAGCCCGAGGGCACCGAGAACCGAGGCCGCGGCGCGATCGATGTAGAGTCGCGCCCGCATGTACCGCGCGGCGACCGCCTGAGTGCTCATGCAGAAGGCGAGCGTCGTGTAGAACACGATCTCGACCACTAAGTGGTTGGCGACGATCACGAGGCCGTTGGCCGGACTCAGTCCGGCGGGAAAGATCGCGACGATCACGGCGGCCGCGAAGAGCACGGACTTGGGGTTCGAGAGGTTGATGAGAATCCCGCGGAGGAAGGCTTGGCGTTGGGGGGCGGAGCGGGTCCGCGGGGATTTCGCGGCGCTCGTCCACATCCGGTAGGCGAGATAGAACAGGTAGAGCGCCCCCGCCGTTCTCATGGACCCGTACAGCCACGGCAGCCGCTCGAAGACCAGCCCCAGCCCGCCAGCGGCGAGCAGCGTCCACGTCGCGGCCATCGCACCGAGACCGGCCCCGACGGCGATGCCGGCCGCCCGCCCGGAGCGGAGCGCGGTCTGGACGGCCACCAGAAGGGCGGGCCCCGGGCTCGCGATCGCGAACAACAAGGCGACGTTGAACGCAACAAGTTGTCCCGGCGTCATGTGCCCAAGATCGCACATCCGTCACGTTGACGCGCAACCCGGCCCTCCAATTACCCTCGCGCGAGAGGGAGGCCATACTCCTCACGAAGGAGGCGCGCCTTGCGCTCATCGAATGCGAGTCGCACGCGTCCCGGGCCAAGAGCCGGCGGTGGGCCGTCGAGTCCGTGGCCCCGCCGCACCGGCGGGAGGGAGTGGAGGAGGTGGTCGAGTCCGTTGGGCGGGCGGCCAGCGACGCCTTGGACCACGCCCGCCGAGCGAAAGAAGCGGTGATCCGCGCACGCCGCGGCCGTGAGGCCTTGGCGGCTCAGGAAGCCGAGGAGCGGGCGCGGCGTGCTCACGAGCGCAGGCAGAAGGCCTCCCGCGAGCGGGCTAGGGCCGAGTGGGAGCGCGACCGCGCCGAGCTGCGCGAGCACGCCGAGCGACTTCGCTCGTGATTGCGCTTTCCGCACCGGTACGGTTCAACGTCGGCTGGCGCGCCGACTGATACGCGACGCCGCTGCGCCGCCAAGGTGCGGGTTTCTCGCCGGAGTCAGTCGTCGCCGAACACGCGGTCGGGGCCCTCTTCCAGCAGTCTCGTGAGTAGCCGGAAGCAGATCGAGAGGCAGATGAAGCACAGGATGACGCCCGCGAGCGCTACGTAACGCCCCCAGCCCGGCCCGAACCAGGCCAGCATTCCACCGCACACCGCCCCGGCGCCACAGCACACCAGCGTGACACGATACCACTTCGGCCAGTACTTCGGCGACCACCTGCGCGACCACTTGCTCATGGCGGTTACGGGACCGGGCGGAAGAGGCGGATGACGTCGCCGGCGGTCATGTCGCCCACCTGGCGTGCGAGGCCGGCCTCGCGGGTGGAGGCGATGGCCTGTTCGAAGCGGCGGATCTCGCTCTCGGGAAGGTCGATGATCTCGACGCCGGCTTCCTCCGCCATCCGCAGGCCGTCGGCGCCGGCGCGCGCGTAGGCGGTGGCCCCGGCCATCGACAGGGAGGCGTCGGCGGCTTGGTCGATCCAGCCCCGTTCCTCGGGTGAGAGGGAATCGTAGACCGCGCGATTCATCAGCAGGACGAACGGCAGGCCGGACGTGGGGAGCCAGGTCGTGAGGTAGGCGGCCGGCTCGTGAAGCTGGAACGTCCCGATCCCCGACGGGGAGATCGCGACGCCGTCGATGACGCCGGTGGTCAGGCTCTGGTGGACCACGGTGCCGGGCTGCATGACCGCGCTCGCGCCCAGCGCCTCGATGAACGGGATGAGGCTCCGCGTCGACACCCGGATCTTGAGCCCGTTCATGTCCTCGAGCGTCCGCACCGGCCTCTCGCGCGTGAGCAGCACGGGAGCGTCGTTGGCCCACAGCCCCAGCACCTTCGCGTCGTACTCCGCCTCCAGCACCGGTCGGGCGCGCCCCATGGCCTCGGTACACTCCACCGCGGTCTTGCAGATGCCGGGGAAGCCGATGAGGTCGGTCTTCGGAAAGAGGTCGGCGGTGTAGGCCGGAATGGCGAGGGCGATGTCGGCCACGCCGCTCCGCAGGATCGAGTACTGCGCCGGCGCGGACGAATTCAAGGCTCCGGCGGGGAACTGCCGGACGGTGAGTCTGCCGCCCGAGAGTTCCGCGAGCTTCTCCGCCAGCGGCGTGAACATGTCCCCGGTGAGGACGTGATCCGCCGGCAGGAAGTGCGCCAGCGACAACTCTCTCGTACCGCTCGTATCGGACGTTTCCCCGCACCCGCCCGCGACCCCGCCCGCGGCGCACAATCCGAGGACGAGCGTCGCCCTCGCACGCGTCATTGCCCGTGTCACTGCCCGCGTCATTGCACGCGTCATGGCCGGGACTCGCGCTCGGGGACGGCGGAAACTCGGAGGGTCAGGATGTCCACGTCGTGAAACTGCCGGTGGCGGACGGAGGAGGCGAGATGCCGGAGCAGCCGGAGCGAGATCTCCTGCTCCACGTCGGCCGCCGGGGTGTCGGCCTCGAGCCAGGCCAGGCGGTCCTGGAGGTTGAGATCGTCGCTGTCCTCGGCGCCGACCCGGAACTCCAGCACGGCCTCGTCGTCCTCCACGCTCGCCGTCAGGAGCAGTTCGCGCCTCCCATCGTCCGGTGTTCCCTCCGCCTCGTCCGCCTCGTCCGCCTCCTTCGCCGCCGCCGCCTCCCGCGACTCCAGGAGCGTGAGCAGCGCCTCCTCGCTCGCGGCTTCGAGCCGGTCCAGGACCGGCGCCAGCCCGTGCCGGGCCGAGAACGCCTGGATGAACTCCCGGAGCCGGGGCAGTTCCGCCATGTCGAGCGTCCCCCGCAGCCGGCGCTTCCGGCGCGCCGTGAGCCCCGTGAGCAGCAGCGCCACCAGGCCTCCCGTCGTGAGCCCGCTGCTCAACAGCCCGCCCGCGAACTCCGCGAAGAATGCGGGAAAGATCATGTCGAACTCGCAGGCGACGCCCGTCCAGAACGAGACGCCCGCGATGAGGCCGTTGCGGGGGTTCGCCCCGATGCTCCGAGCGACCTCGCGCATCCCGACCGTGAACAGCGTCGCCATGATCACGGCCATGGAGGCGGCCACGACGGCTCCGGGAATGGCGAGAATGAGGGCGAGCGCCTTGGGGACGAAGGCGAGGACGAGGAAGACGAGTCCGGCCGCGACGCCGACCCGGCGCGCCGCCACGCCCGTGACCTCGATGGCGGCCACGGCGTTCACGTTGAGCGTGTTCGGCATCGTTCCGGCCAGGCCCGCGAGCAGGTTCCCGGCGCCTTTCGCGGCCACGGCACGCTGCACGGAGCGATAATCGACCGCCCGCGCCCGGCGCCACGACAGGCGCTGGGCGGCGACCGCGACGGCGACCGACTTGGTTGTGCCGACGAGCGCCACGAACAGGAACGCGGGCAGCAATCCCCAGAACGCGGGGCCGAAGCCGATGTCCAGCGCGGGCGGCCCGCCCGCCGGGAAGCCGATCCAGTCCGCGTCGGCCACGAGGCCAGTGTCGTAGATACCGAAGGCGGCCCCGGTCACGGAGCCCGCGAGGATGCCGATGGCCGGGGCCCAGAGGCGGAGGGTTCCTCTCGTCCGGAGCGCGATTCCGAGGATGGCGACGATCGTCACGGCGGCGCTCAGCGGCGCGGCCGGCACGGGGGCTCCCGGCGGCAACTCGTTGAGCATGCCGAAGAGGATCGGCATCACGGTGACGGGAAGGAGCATGACCACCGTCCCTGTGACCACGGGCGTGAGCACCCGGTGCAGGAGCGAGAGCCGCGCGGAAAAGGCCGCCTGCGCGAGCGCGGAGAGGACGACCAGCGTCGCGAGCAGCCCCGGTCCTCCCTGGATCAGCGCCTCCGCGCACACGCCGATGAAGATCGCCGAACTGACGTGCGGCAGCGCGTACCCCGCCCCGATCCGGCCCACGCGCCGGCCCTGGAGGATGGTGGCGACGCCGCAGGCGAGGACGGAGGCGAACACCGCCCACAACACGAGTTCATCGGCGCCCCCCGCCTGGAACACGATCGTCGGGATCAGCACGGCCCCGTTGATCCCCATCGCGGCGAGCTGCAGGCCGAGACCGAGCGCGACCGGCCCCGGAACCCGGTCCTCCACCTCGTATCGGAGGCCGCCCGCCGCGCTCATCCGTGGGTCCTCATCCGTACAGCCTCATCCGTACATCGCGTTCGGAAGGAACGTGGCGAGGCGCGGGAAGAGCGCGATCAGGATCAGCGCCACCAGCATCGCGAGCCAGAACGGCAGGATGCCGCGGAACATCGTGCGCACCGGCACGTCCGGGGCGACGCCCTTGACCACGAAGATGTTGAGCCCGACGGGCGGCGAGATCAGTCCCATCTCGAGCGTGACCACGATCATCACCCCGAACCAGATCATGTCCACCCCCAGCGACTCGAGGATCGGCTGAACGAGGGGCACGGTGAGCACCAGCATCGCGAACCCGTCCAGGAACGTACCGAGCACGATGAACATGAGCAGCACGAGCACGACGACCTGGGCGCCCGAATAGCCCTGTTCGCCGACCCACTCCGCCGCGACGAACGCGATCCCGGTGAGTCCGAGGAACACCTTGAACACGAACGCGCCGAAGAGGATCAGGAAGGCCGTGCCGCTCGCCTTCAGCGTGCCGTTCACGACCTCGATCGCGGTTTTCCGGTTCAGCGCCCGCCGCGCGCAGGCCGCGACGAGCGTCAGGCACGCGCCGACGCCGGCCGCCTCGATGGCGGAGAAGATGCCCGCGTAGATGCCGCCGATGGTCACGATGACGATGCCGAGGATCCACGCCGCGCTCGCGGTGGCCCGCAGGCGCTCCCGCCACGGAACGGCCGTCTTGGCGTGGGGCGCCTTGTCCGGGTCGCGGCGGACGACGATCCAGACGGCGAGCACGAAGAGCAGCGTGAGCGCGATCCCGGGCACGACGCCGGCCATGAACAGGCGGCCGATGCTCTCCTCGGTGACGATGCCGTAGATGACGAGGCCCGCGGAGGGCGGGATGAGGATGCCGAGCGTGCCGCCGGCGGCGATGGCCCCGGTCGCCAGCGAGTCGTCGTACCTGAACCGCCGCATCTCGGGCAGGGACACGCGGCCCATGGTCAGCGCGGCGGCCAGCGACGAGCCGGAAAGCGCCGAGAATCCGGCGCAGGCGATGATCGACGCGGACGCGAGACTGCCCCGGAAGCGGCCGAGCCAACTGTGGGCCGCGCGGTACAGGTCCTGACTCATCCCCGAGACCACGGCCAGGTTTCCCATCAGCATGAACAGCGGCAGGATGGTGAGGGGATAGCGGGAGGCGACGGCGAAGGTCTCGCCCGCCAGCACGGCCGTGACGGCGCCCGGGCGGACCGCCGCGATGCCGCCCACGCCGACGACGAGCATCGCCAGCCCCACGGGCACCCGGATGAAGAGCAGGACGAAGAGGGCGAGAAAGCCCACGAGGGCGATGCCGGTCCCGTCCATCACGCGTCCGGGTCGTTCATTCGGCCGGCTCGTTGGGGTCTTCCGCGTTCCACGCCGCGAACCCCAGGAGAAGTTGGGACAGGAGCAGCAGTCCGTAGGCGGCGAGCGACGCGCCGAGCGCGTAGTAGAACGGCAGGTGCGGGATCGATACGCTGCCGGTGACGGCGCCGCAGGGAAGGCCGCAACTGCCGTGCGCGAACAGCGCGTACGCGGCCGCGCCGGTCGCGCCCACGCCGAGCAGCCGCGCGATGGCATCCGTGACGCGGGTGACGCGCCGGCCGGCGAGGCGCGCGAGCAGGTTCACGCACACGTGCGAGCCCTCGCGCGCCCCGTAGGCGACCGCCGCCGCCACGACGACGGCGAGCGACATCGTCGAGACGTCCTCGATCCAGAGCAGGGAATCGTTGAGGACGTAGCGCCAGAAGACCTCGGCCACCGTGATGGCCAGCAGCACCGCAAGTGCGACCCCGCCGGCCACGGCGAACGCCGCCGCAACCCGGCCGCAGAACGCCTCCGCGCTGGCGAAGGCGTCTCTATGGTCCTCGAAAACCGTCATGTCCCCCGCACAGACCGAGAGCTTCCGCGAATTCGCGCCTCAGAATAGCGGGTCGGAGCAGGTTTGCGTACGGAGCCTCGGATGCCGGGGGGGCGAACGCCGCGTTGGACGGGGGGCGCCCGCCGTCCGCGCTAGTACACGACGCGGTACGTCACGCTCAGGCTCCTCCCGGCCTCGGGCATGATCTCCTTCACCCGCGACAGGTGACGCCTGTACTCCGTGTTGCCGATGTTGTCGAGGTGGAGCGTCAGGACGTGCGGCCGCCCGGCGAAGGTGAAGCGCACGCCGCCGGAGAGGCCGAAGACCGCGTAACCGTCGGTGGGGTCCTCGAACCGCCCGGTCCGTTCCTGGCTTGAGGCCATCCGCGTCTCGGCCTCGATGAACCAGTTCACCGGCGAATAGCCGATCGCCACGCGACCCTGGAGCGGGGGCATGAACGGGAGGGGCTCGTCGGTGGCGCGGATCGTGCCGCGCACGTAAGACGCGGCGGCCTCCAGCTTGAATCCGGCCGGCACCGACCATTCGAGCTGGCTCTCGAAGCCGGTCAGCACGGCGTCCTCCCCCACGAACTGATAGATGGGGAGCCGTACGCGGCTGAGTTCCCCGGTCGCCTGCGGAAAAATGTAGCCCGCGATCGTGTTCCGAAACCACGTCGCCTCGGCGCTCAGGCGCTGTCCCGTGACGCGCCCGAACACGTCGATGCCGAGCCCCTTCTCCGTCTCGAGCGAGGGATTGCCGACGTCGTATGAATTGGCCGCGAGGTGCGGCCCCTCCGAGTAGAGTTCGTGTACATCGGGGGTACGAAAGGCGCGACCCACGCTCGCGCCGAGGGTGAACTGCCCCGTCACCGGCAGAAGCGCGCCCAGCGATCCGGAGACCGCGTCGAAGGAACGCGCGCGGATGTGTCCGATGTCGGAGGACGCGTCTTCCTCCTCCGGCTCAAGTTCGACCCGGTCGTAGCGGAGCCCGGCCTCGACCCTGACCGGATCGAGTCGAATCTCCTCGAGGACATACGCCGCCTGCGTCCTGCGCCGCGAATTCGGGGTGTACAGCGCGCCCGCGAATCCGAAGTCCTCCCACGAGACTCTCGCCCCGAAGGCCCCCAATGCGAACGGCCCCCATCCCGCGTGCCGCGCCCGGGCCTCCCCGCTCACGATCTCGCGATCGTATTGGGCGCCGAGGATGTCCGGGGGTTCCATCTCGTGGTGCCGGTACCACGTGTAGCCGGCATCGACTTCGATCGCCTCCAGGCCGTGCCCGGG contains:
- a CDS encoding LysE family transporter; this translates as MTPGQLVAFNVALLFAIASPGPALLVAVQTALRSGRAAGIAVGAGLGAMAATWTLLAAGGLGLVFERLPWLYGSMRTAGALYLFYLAYRMWTSAAKSPRTRSAPQRQAFLRGILINLSNPKSVLFAAAVIVAIFPAGLSPANGLVIVANHLVVEIVFYTTLAFCMSTQAVAARYMRARLYIDRAAASVLGALGLSIAVSALA
- a CDS encoding TRAP transporter substrate-binding protein, translated to MTRARATLVLGLCAAGGVAGGCGETSDTSGTRELSLAHFLPADHVLTGDMFTPLAEKLAELSGGRLTVRQFPAGALNSSAPAQYSILRSGVADIALAIPAYTADLFPKTDLIGFPGICKTAVECTEAMGRARPVLEAEYDAKVLGLWANDAPVLLTRERPVRTLEDMNGLKIRVSTRSLIPFIEALGASAVMQPGTVVHQSLTTGVIDGVAISPSGIGTFQLHEPAAYLTTWLPTSGLPFVLLMNRAVYDSLSPEERGWIDQAADASLSMAGATAYARAGADGLRMAEEAGVEIIDLPESEIRRFEQAIASTREAGLARQVGDMTAGDVIRLFRPVP
- a CDS encoding TRAP transporter large permease, whose translation is MDGTGIALVGFLALFVLLFIRVPVGLAMLVVGVGGIAAVRPGAVTAVLAGETFAVASRYPLTILPLFMLMGNLAVVSGMSQDLYRAAHSWLGRFRGSLASASIIACAGFSALSGSSLAAALTMGRVSLPEMRRFRYDDSLATGAIAAGGTLGILIPPSAGLVIYGIVTEESIGRLFMAGVVPGIALTLLFVLAVWIVVRRDPDKAPHAKTAVPWRERLRATASAAWILGIVIVTIGGIYAGIFSAIEAAGVGACLTLVAACARRALNRKTAIEVVNGTLKASGTAFLILFGAFVFKVFLGLTGIAFVAAEWVGEQGYSGAQVVVLVLLMFIVLGTFLDGFAMLVLTVPLVQPILESLGVDMIWFGVMIVVTLEMGLISPPVGLNIFVVKGVAPDVPVRTMFRGILPFWLAMLVALILIALFPRLATFLPNAMYG
- a CDS encoding TRAP transporter small permease; translated protein: MTVFEDHRDAFASAEAFCGRVAAAFAVAGGVALAVLLAITVAEVFWRYVLNDSLLWIEDVSTMSLAVVVAAAVAYGAREGSHVCVNLLARLAGRRVTRVTDAIARLLGVGATGAAAYALFAHGSCGLPCGAVTGSVSIPHLPFYYALGASLAAYGLLLLSQLLLGFAAWNAEDPNEPAE
- a CDS encoding TonB-dependent receptor encodes the protein MTMSRRSYILFLLLGITLAGMPAGAAGWTPVAQEAERQAADTVEVASEVAPISLPDIVVTAVLSPTAVSEAIRPSAVFSDETLQRQLAGTLAQTVESVPGVTVTSMGPGTSQPVIRGLSGDRILVLEDGQRVGDVLSSGPDHASALAPSSARRIDVIRGPSAILYGSNALGGVINVIREEVPQAVPRRATGFTSLQGQGATRGIGGSSQLTVGVTENIPLRVEVSKREGGDLRTPIGRLVGTQTDVRSVAAGTSWVDDWGYAGGSFRYFANDYGIPGGFVGGHTNAVRTEQERAAGRLRSVIRPGHGLEAIEVDAGYTWYRHHEMEPPDILGAQYDREIVSGEARARHAGWGPFALGAFGARVSWEDFGFAGALYTPNSRRRTQAAYVLEEIRLDPVRVEAGLRYDRVELEPEEEDASSDIGHIRARSFDAVSGSLGALLPVTGQFTLGASVGRAFRTPDVHELYSEGPHLAANSYDVGNPSLETEKGLGIDVFGRVTGQRLSAEATWFRNTIAGYIFPQATGELSRVRLPIYQFVGEDAVLTGFESQLEWSVPAGFKLEAAASYVRGTIRATDEPLPFMPPLQGRVAIGYSPVNWFIEAETRMASSQERTGRFEDPTDGYAVFGLSGGVRFTFAGRPHVLTLHLDNIGNTEYRRHLSRVKEIMPEAGRSLSVTYRVVY